Proteins encoded together in one uncultured Desulfosarcina sp. window:
- the atpB gene encoding F0F1 ATP synthase subunit A: protein MEHPYLFFVKIFEAIGLGHFAHTYTHVVYSWVLMAILIIAGAMATKTISMVPGKAQNLFEVIVSGIEEFMVETVGEEGRWLFPLAATIFLYIFIGNLIGIIPGFFPPTANLNTTASCAIVVVVFTHVIGIKYHGAKYIKHFMGPVWWMAPLIFVIEIIGHLARILSLSFRLFGNMMGHEIVLAILFGLAGAFFAPLPIMALGIFVAFVQGFVFFLLSIIYFSGAMEHAH, encoded by the coding sequence ATGGAGCATCCCTATCTATTTTTCGTGAAGATCTTTGAAGCGATCGGGCTGGGACATTTTGCCCACACCTACACCCATGTGGTCTACTCCTGGGTTCTCATGGCAATTCTGATCATTGCCGGGGCCATGGCCACCAAAACCATCTCCATGGTGCCGGGAAAGGCCCAGAACCTGTTCGAAGTGATCGTTTCAGGAATCGAAGAGTTCATGGTGGAGACTGTCGGTGAAGAGGGCCGTTGGCTCTTTCCTCTGGCGGCCACGATTTTTCTCTACATCTTCATCGGCAACCTGATCGGCATCATTCCCGGATTCTTTCCGCCCACCGCCAATCTCAACACCACAGCGTCCTGCGCCATCGTCGTGGTGGTCTTCACCCATGTGATCGGCATCAAATATCACGGGGCCAAGTATATCAAACATTTTATGGGACCGGTGTGGTGGATGGCTCCGCTGATTTTCGTCATCGAAATCATCGGCCACCTGGCGAGAATTCTCTCCCTCTCCTTCCGTCTTTTCGGAAACATGATGGGACACGAAATCGTACTGGCCATCCTTTTCGGCCTGGCCGGTGCCTTCTTCGCACCGCTGCCGATCATGGCCCTGGGTATCTTCGTGGCATTCGTGCAGGGTTTCGTTTTCTTTCTGCTCTCCATCATCTATTTCTCGGGGGCCATGGAACACGCCCATTGA
- the atpE gene encoding ATP synthase F0 subunit C gives MEAQALQFFIACVTAAGFGIAIAAFGCGIGQGLGLKSAVEGIARNPESSGKVTVTMLIGLAMIESLCIYALVVALILIYAHPQAGAIAGLFAH, from the coding sequence ATGGAAGCTCAAGCATTACAGTTTTTTATCGCATGTGTGACCGCCGCTGGTTTTGGTATTGCTATCGCCGCTTTCGGTTGCGGCATCGGACAGGGCCTCGGCCTCAAGTCCGCCGTTGAAGGCATCGCCCGCAATCCCGAATCTTCCGGTAAAGTCACCGTGACCATGCTGATCGGTCTGGCCATGATCGAGTCTCTGTGTATTTACGCACTCGTCGTTGCCCTGATCCTGATCTACGCGCATCCCCAGGCAGGCGCCATCGCCGGGCTGTTCGCGCACTGA